In Cryptomeria japonica chromosome 10, Sugi_1.0, whole genome shotgun sequence, a genomic segment contains:
- the LOC131046723 gene encoding jacalin-related lectin 3-like codes for MDPWGGEGGGRWTDGTYSGIKSITVRHGDVIDAIQVEYHLKGETKDNDITAPQHGGNGGTATRIELAADEELIKVEGYAGNYRDINTITSLKFTTNQRVSGPFGTDIVNYFKSDPNGKIVGFYGHSGIYLDSLGIYAQVSK; via the exons ATGGACCCGTGGGGTGGTGAGGGTGGAGGTCGTTGGACAGATGGTACATACTCGGGTATCAAGAGTATCACTGTAAGACATGGAGATGTTATCGATGCCATTCAGGTTGAATATCATCTCAAGGGTGAAACAAAGGATAATGATATTACCGCACCTCAGCATGGAGGCAATGGAGGCACTGCCACTCGG ATTGAGTTGGCCGCAGATGAAGAATTGATAAAAGTTGAAGGATATGCTGGAAATTATAGAGATATTAATACAATCACATCTTTGAAATTCACAACCAACCAGAGAGTGTCTGGTCCTTTTGGTACTGACATTGTAAATTATTTTAAATCGGATCCGAATGGAAAAATTGTTGGGTTTTATGGACATTCTGGTATTTACCTTGATAGCCTCGGCATTTATGCACAAGTCTCGAAGTGA